The genomic stretch cagctttaggggcatgtagagttgggtgtcatcagcataacagtgaaagctaacaccgtatttgcgtatgatgtcacctagcggcagcatgtaaatactaaagagtgcagggccaagaaccgaaccctggggaactccgcacgttaccttaacatagtccgaggtcacattgttatgggagacgcactgcatcctgtcagtaagataagagttaaaccaagacaaggctaagtctgtcatcccaatacgcgttttgatacgctctaataaaatattatgatcaacagtatcgaaagcggcgctaagatcaagaagcagcaacatagatgacgcatcagaatccatcgttagcaatagatcattagtcatttttgctagggctgtctccgtagagtgatttgccctgaaaccggattgaaaaggttcacagagattgttagacactaagtgttcatttagctgctgtgctacaattttttcgaggattttcgagataaacggaaggtgggacaccggccggtagtttaccaggagatcaggatcgaggttaggtcttttgagtagaggatgaataaccgcttttttgaatgctaggggaacagtgccagaggaaagtgataggtttataatatttaacactgatggacctagtaatacaaaaagctccttgataagtttcccaggaattgggtcaagtaaacatgttgtttgttttgtcccatttacacattttgacaattcccctaatgttatttcatcaaagagagagaaactattttggagggcggtatccgtcgtatatacagtcgtatttgtgttaatagaacccagttgtagctgagatgcattgtctttaatctcctttctaatgagttcaattttcttattaaagaaattcataaagtcatctgctgagtgggtggagctactgggaggagtcccttgttgggttagcgatgctactgtactaaacagaaatttaggatcatttttgttgaggtggatgagatttgagtaatatttagctttagctgaggtaagcatgcgtttataagttattaaactatcacaccatgcttgatggaaaacctcaagtttagtcgcgcgccatttgcgttccagctttctacatgatcatttctgggctttagtttcttctgtaaaccatggggtacgccttttaggggccctttttagctttagcggtgctacaatatcaatggtgtcgcgcagggcgtcattaaagttgttagtgaggttatcaatagagcccacataatttgggaatggtgccattaccgaaggcagtaggtcagtaagagtcgtcgttgtggcagcattaatgttgcggctgctatagtagttattattattattattagtttgttgacaatgagtcagaacttcgaattttataaggtaatgatcggacattactttagtgtacgggagtatcgtaactttagaggtggtgacacccctgacaagcactagatctatcgtattaccgttgcgatgcgtgggttcatttattatttgtgtaagaccacagctatcaattatagtctggagcgccacgcatggagggtccgatggggtattcatatggatattaaagtcccccattatgattatattgtcggcgtgcgtcactagatcagcaacaaactctgagaattcactgatgaagtccgaatagggcccaggggggcggtagataacagccaggtggagaggcagcggtgtgacaaacctcaaagtgagcacctcaaacgagttatatttattatttaggttaggtgtaagattatagttttcattgtatattagtgcgacaccccctccccttttaagaggtcgggcaacatgtgtattggtatagttaggaggagatgcctcatttagcgcaaaaaaatcgtctggtttgagccaggtctcggcgagaccaacgacgtcaagtttgttatctctaatgacttcattaactaataacgttttggaagataatgatcttatgtttaaaaagcccatattaaaggtagtgggctgttttgaggattgtttgttgaaatgatccgaagtagcaatattaatagtgttgcgtttattatgcgtattgcactttaaatagtttcgaccatatctaggaattgatacgacggggatattcagattgtttgcttgatgttgcgataaactgaacgcatcatagttagctacctcagtacaatgtatgtctgcctctgacacggtcacaaaagaaaaaacattatgtgagttgtgttttattctaagagaattgctatgtgtgcagggattatccagcctgacgccggctagttctagtttaaatggcttcttacccggagactccacgcttctttggttagcttttctctttgttgttagcccagctcggcatccccgcttctgcttccgctcgcaccgcttgtgtcgtctccattggcggtcaccgctagcacttgactccgctgctacaaaggccgctcgatatagcccacgaagtattcccatgctagcgaggaggtccaccgtacatgcatctttcagtctataacgacccgatccatccacatccagaattgtctgtcggtcgtatgtgatcacagagtgttcacgctttgagccagccatgaaattgacagaaattacgggtgttttttgccaaatcgctctacactcccaagagcgttagcatagccgccgcatacccatgcgccgccatcttgaatcaacacattgttttattctccagtgcaataacagtactgaaatgaaggctaaaagggtattaacgggagccttaaaaaaataaaataaaaaagaagtaacttaaatagttacttttcatagtaacacattactttttggtgcaaGTAACTGAgtcacttttgaaataaagtaactagtaactgtaactagttactggtttgcaGTAACTAACCCATcacggtttaaatgtaacttagatattgggtttcactatgtaaagtgctttgagtcactagagaaaaagcgctatataaatatacttcacattTCATCCCAAATGAAATGAAAGAACGACAAAATCATTCACAAATTCTACTTCTATCCAAATTCATTCAGGATgttttgtgacgatctgtcacttcatttctgtttgtttccttgtttttgtatttacttcctgtcagtgctcttattttgttatatttcctgtttgttccgctgagcactgttttttcctcacctgccgttgattggcagcgggTCGGTCCAcacctgttgccaatcaacatgtaTCCTATTTATGCTtggtctcgagcactcctcagggcTCGATGATAAACTCTTTATGTTTGGAACTGTTGTATGCAAGACTGCTACATGTTCTCTGTTGatgataattaaaatcatcttacctgctcatcgtcctcctggttcttgcatcttggggtcacacaaacagcagccatgcgagttccttaCATGTTTCCCCAAAAGGCTTGAAAAATAGTCAATTAACcatttgggtttttttaatgGTCCATCTCCCAAATACGATGGACTTAACTTTCTGTTGTTCTGTTTAATATCTATAATAAACATTTTGATCACAAAGAagaacatgttttgtttgtacaataCAGGTTTGATAAAGACTCAGAGAATGCTGTAAAATTTAACGTCGACTAGGATAAATTGCATATTCGCAAATCCAACAGCAGTCATGCAaaccaacatttttgttttattctgaaattaaaaaaaaaatggatataaCTCACTAACAatgacaaagaaaaagaaaatggtCATGAAAACGTCGCACATTCTaactgacatttaaaaaaattactatcaaataaaatgaataattaatgtGTAGTATGATGCCTTAATTAGCTTTTGGTTTCATTATTCAAGTGTTTCTCTCATGTTTCCTGTTTTCTTACttttatttcaatattttgaTTAATGGTTTATGTTAGTTTTATGTTCagattgtaaaaaaaacccaaaaaactatCATATTGTAGAAATAATGATTGTTGGGGAAAAAATACTCTACTtgtttgcgcatgcgccaaaAGTCAGTCACTGTCCCCTACTCTTCTACTTTTTGGCAAAAATATAACTGATGCTTTTATGTTTGTTATATGAAATATGAATGATTTAATATTGGAGGAGATACAGAGATTAGCTTTGAGTCCCCATTCACTACATCATATACGACATTTGGCATACTTGTAAAAGACAACCTACTTAAAATGTTTCATAGATAACAGTAAGTTATTCTAAGATTGCACTGCTAATAAAAATggcaaacaagtaaaacaatgtTTACAAAGAACAACAGTTATCCCTTAAAATATATAGCTTTACCTAAATGGAAACGTTATAAACTTTCAAAGTCTAAAAACAGGTGTTAGAATAAACGTATATAAGTTACCACACAACTCTtacgcttaaaggccgttgctctagttattatctattgtgctcaagctgtactttttcttctcgtgcaagggcacacaacttgttatcttccactgcatgTGAGGAGTGGCCTTGCCGCAGATGTTTTCTGTCTTTCAGcttgctaacagccaaggacgaaccagcacctcaacgaagataaggcaTATaaacagacaaagcagagacagggaacAATCTCAAcgccccccagcacattccgttctgaataatcacgtattgtgcgtactgagcTGCTCGCATAAtgtgtgacccctccctttagaagcagcctcagcatgtaactagggaactcctaaaCTGAATAAAAAGAGGAGCGCGTGGGCTGTTCCTCggagcgtagggtgagactgtaacggagtgtgcagctccatgcgttctcctcatgagcaaaatagaactctgtctctgcctgattccttgcttcttgttctgcttaatagatagtttggtgcttaaacctgacaacAGGTACATATTTACTAGTATTGTACTTTTTTCCCCCCTTAGAGTTTAAATCTAAACTCACTTCATTATCATTCTCTTTAGATCAAAAGAAAACAAATCCAACCAAGTTATCTGAAACTTCCGATCTCCTCCAAAAGCTATAGAAGTCCCTATAAAAAGAAGTGTCTGACTGAACACGTGACAACTCTTCAAGCAGTAacactgctgccatcttgtggcggCATTGCAGACTGCTTAAGATAGGAGTTGAAGAAATTACAAGAGTTGCAAAAAAGACACAATGAACATATTGCAAAGAATGCGTGCGACAACATAAACAAGCCAGTAACATGTGACGTATGTACAGCTTCCGGCCGTCTTTTCACCGATTGTTCATGCTCCAGTTCAGAGTGTCGGCAGCCATTTTTATTGTGAAGTTGTCTGGACAGGAAGAAGGCAGGATGACTGACAACAAGTCAGACTTTTATTTGCATCTACAAAAACAGTTGTGTGGCATACAGACGGCAGCGAAAAAAGAAAGTACTCAAACACTTTCTCAATGACTTGTTCTAACTCTAATTATGTGTTCATATATCCTGTGTGTGTTCTGCTGTGTTTGCTCAAAGTGCTTTTCTGTGAAAAGCTTTtatcacaaactgaacacttaaatggtttttctcctgtgtgcgttctcatgtgttggaTCAAAGCTCTTTTTTGAGCAAAGTTTTtgtcgcaaactgagcagttaaATGGTCTCTCccccgtgtgtgttctcatgtgttggctCAAAACTCTTTTTCGGGAAAAAGGTTTATCGCAAACCGAACATttaaagggtttttctcctgtgtgtattcTTATGTGTTCAGTCAAAACTTTCTGATGGCAAaatcttttaccacaaactgaacaatcaaatgttttttctccaCTGTGCGTTTtcatgtgttgagtaaaattgccCTTGTTAGAAAAGATTTTAGGACAAACTGAGCAGCTAAAACTTTTTTTAACTCTTATCTTTTTAGAGCATTTCGAGTGTTTTTTGTCTTTGGGAGTgttcatatcaccttcacagtctgtatcgctgctcaaagttacttcaaCCCCGTCTTCAgactcactatctgatagtggagctaagaggttgcctggttgtggtttctcttcatcatcttcagtcttcacagagacaacagtcagagGGAAGTTGGTGTGATCAGCTTCCTGCatccctagaagacactctccctcctgagtgatccagcgttcctcctcttcctctttaatgtgggggggctgtgaatcctcctcctcctctttaatATATGGGGGGTGGGGATCCTCTTGTTTTAAAGTAGAGCTCCCCCCCAGCAGTTGAAGGGAAATTTCTTCtggatgaccaatcagctgctggacgtctgcaggacacaaacaacacaaacacactttagttCAGACATGATCTATGAGATGTTTCTCCTCCAAATCGCTACACACTTTCTTCtaagtactgtatgtgtgtgtagtgtttcatggccattcatttaggcagtgatgggcagtaacaagctacatgtagctaagctatgcagcttaactacattttccagtagcttgacggtagcttagctacttttttaacaagtagcttttcctgtagcttagctacttttaagaTCCATGTCGCGAGGTAGCTTATTTCAAAGCTAcacgctacaaagagagaaaatggactgcgagtCCAAGCcccaaaaaatatggagaaaatacaatgacccggatgaatgagaacatccatacatacggaggcTGAAACATTACAGACTGGCTAATCAGAGGCAAAATAAGACGGGTCATCGAAAGtaggaagcaaaatcataacagacacgcacTACCAACTGTAAttgtcaggtttaaacactgatgacatctattaaacagacaagaagcaaggaattaaacagagacagaattcaatttagctcattgaggagaaacgtctgggctgtactcttgtacagtcttccaccacgctctgacgaaagattgtacgcctcctcttttatttggactttccctgattacatggcaacagctgtttctaaaggaaggggggtcgtaaacagccgtcgcctttggttacaaaacagttcaaagaaaaggtgcctggagggggagtcaggtcctgctccctcttcgctttgtagatctcgggtcaagacaaaatcttcctgtggattacaatagatcaaagaaaccgccaCCTTCATGtcacttcccatcctacacagtggagttttacaagccttttgattggcaagatcaaagacagcttttgtctgctcgccgggaactcattgaaacacaaagttttgtgataacttagatacaattattctgacagtaatGGTTGgagtttttgtcaagatatagataaatGCTGTTTTTAACTGTAGATAAGACAATTAATTTAATTAccttataggggtgggccaaagaaaaggcaaactaaatcaattaataacattatagggttgggccaaagaaaaggcaaactaaataaagagATACAGTGGGGGTGCGGGGACCCCTAgaagtagttgtagggtgtccccagctaaatgacagatagttaatagtaattgggtccatttgtacactctcggtTACatcaacattgatattatacatgtgggcccatcgATAGAAATGATACCAAAGCAAGCTACTTTAGTAAAATCATAACAGACTAgcgctcatgtcacatgacgacgagggagtcggagaaAGAGGGACACTTCAGGCTtaccactcaaaaaaaaaaaaacatacttgaaaatgtcaGAGGGATTTTCTCCCACAGATTAGATGTTTCCTTTAGggatgaagatgacgtgcaggaaacccacaataatgcgtgtccttggccatatttagacaaatgaaAGTTTACAGAAAATGAGCAAAACCTTAGTTTGTACTTGTTTACTCTGCTAACCAAagtcataactgctctcttcatctaacaCAAATGTAGGAACACACAATAAAGTGAGCTGACTTGAAGAAAAGTGTTACTGCCCATAactattaccaactgttcccaaactacacacaagtcattgtttgtttttttgtcaagatatagatagatgctggggttttttttactctaggccagtggttcttaaccttgttggaggtaccgaatcccaccagtttcatatgcacattcaccgaacccttctttagtaacaaataaaatgttttatttgtatttttttcaaattcaagacaaagttatatgtttttttttactagtgcacaaaatgaaccgtgcatgaacatcaccttgttcaaagaacaaaaccaacacagtgcatgaactcacaacaaattagacacttcacatgtgaataagataaatacagtctattatacagcattattcacatgtgaataatataaatacagtctattatacggaattattcacatgtcaataatataaatacagtctattatacagcattattcacatgtgaataatataaatacagtctattatacagcattattcacatgtgaataatataaatacagtctattatacggaattattcacatgtcaataatataaatacagtctattatacagcattattcacatgtgaataatataaatacagtcgattatacggcataattcacacgtgaataacataaatacaatctattatatggcattattcacatgtgaataatataaatacagtctataatacagcattattcacatgtgaatattataaatacagtctattatacagcattattcacatgtgaataatataaatgcagtctattgtacagcattattcacatgtgaataatataaatacagtctattatacggcattattcacatgtgaataacataaatacagtctattatacagcattattcacatgtgaataatagaaatacagtatattatacggcattattcacatgtgaataatataaatacagtctattatacggcattattcacatgtgaataatataaatacagtctattatacagcattattcacatgtgaataatataaatacagtcgattatacggcataattcacacgtgaataacataaatacagtctattatatggcattattcacatgtgaataatataaatacagtctataatacagcattattcacatgtgaatattataaatacagtctattatacagcattattcacatgtgaataatataaatgcagtctattgtacagcattattcacatgtgaataatataaatacagtctattatacggaattattcacatgtgaataacataaatacagtctattatacagcattattcacatgtgaataatataaatacagtatattatacggcattattcacatgtgaataatataaatacagtctattatacggaattattcacatgtccatccatccatcttcaaccgcttatccggaatcgggtcgcggggacagcagctccagcaaagacccccagacttccctctccagagcaacatttgcgacttcctcctggggaattccgaagcgttcccaggccagagaggagatgtaatccccccatctggtccttggcctgccgcggggcctcctcccagtgggacgtgcaacgaggacctccctagggagacgctcgtgaggcatccgcacgagatgcccgaaccacctaagctggctcctttccaagcgaaggagcagcggctctactccgagtctctctcgggtgactgcacttctcaccctatctctaagggagatgccagccacccttctgaggaaactcatttcggccgcttgtagccgcgatcttattctttcggtcattacccacacttcatgaccataggtgagagtaggaatgtagatagctcggtagaccgagagctttgccttctggctcagctcccgtttcgtcacaacagtgcggcagagagactgcaatactgccccagctgctccgattctccggctgatttccttctccatctttccctcactcgtgaacaagaccccgagatacttaaactcctccacctgggacagagtcctgtcccctacccggactgtacaaaccatcggtttcctgctgagaaccatggcctcagatttggagatgctgatcctcattccagccgctgaacactcggctgcgaaccgatccagtgagagctgaaggtcacgaaccgaaggtgccatcaggaccacatcatctgcaaacagcagtgatgcaacctttagccccccgagacgtataccctctccgccatggccacgactccgcctagaaatcctgtccatgaaaatcacaaacaggataggtgacagagcgcagccctggcggagaccaacccccactggaaacggatccgacttacatccaagcacccggacacaactctcgctttggttgtacagagattggatggccctcagcagggttcccctcactccgtactccctcagcacctcccacaagatctcccgagggacgcggtcatatgccttctccaaatccacaaaacacatgtagactggataggcatactcccaggccctctccaggattcccgcaagcgtaaagagttggtcagttgttccacgaccaggacggaatccacattgctcctcttgaatctgaggttcgactatcggccggaccctcctttccagtaccttggcgtaaactttcccagggaggctgagtagtgtgatacccctgtaattagcacacaccctctggtccccctttttgaaaaggggaaccaccaccccagtctgccactccctcggcactgtcccagacttccacgcaatgttgaaaaggcgtatcaaccaagacagcccatcaacacccagagccttcagcatttctggacggatctcgtcaacccccggagctttgccaccgtggagttgtctaactacctcagtgacttcactccgagagatcgacgtcgatcccccatcatcctcaggccctgctcctatcagggagggtgtgtctgatgtagttgggttcaggagttcctcaaagtgctctttccaacgccccacgacttcctcacttgaagtcagcaaagtcccatccttgccgtacacagcttggatggttccctgcttccccctcctgaggtgccgtatggtcttccagaacagctttggtgccgcccgatagtccttctccatggattccccgaactgctcccacaccctctgc from Entelurus aequoreus isolate RoL-2023_Sb linkage group LG17, RoL_Eaeq_v1.1, whole genome shotgun sequence encodes the following:
- the LOC133632285 gene encoding zinc finger protein 287-like isoform X2; translation: MSTKTLPHVYINVQRIGDVQQLIGHPEEISLQLLGGSSTLKQEDPHPPYIKEEEEDSQPPHIKEEEEERWITQEGECLLGMQEADHTNFPLTVVSVKTEDDEEKPQPGNLLAPLSDSESEDGVEVTLSSDTDCEGDMNTPKDKKHSKCSKKIRVKKSFSCSVCPKIFSNKGNFTQHMKTHSGEKTFDCSVCGKRFCHQKVLTEHIRIHTGEKPFKCSVCDKPFSRKRVLSQHMRTHTGERPFNCSVCDKNFAQKRALIQHMRTHTGEKPFKCSVCDKSFSQKSTLSKHSRTHTGYMNT
- the LOC133632285 gene encoding zinc finger protein 287-like isoform X1 translates to MLRWRRPVKEKVKENQRHQLPANHQRRKLQIMGNVQQLIGHPEEISLQLLGGSSTLKQEDPHPPYIKEEEEDSQPPHIKEEEEERWITQEGECLLGMQEADHTNFPLTVVSVKTEDDEEKPQPGNLLAPLSDSESEDGVEVTLSSDTDCEGDMNTPKDKKHSKCSKKIRVKKSFSCSVCPKIFSNKGNFTQHMKTHSGEKTFDCSVCGKRFCHQKVLTEHIRIHTGEKPFKCSVCDKPFSRKRVLSQHMRTHTGERPFNCSVCDKNFAQKRALIQHMRTHTGEKPFKCSVCDKSFSQKSTLSKHSRTHTGYMNT